In Pseudophryne corroboree isolate aPseCor3 chromosome 2, aPseCor3.hap2, whole genome shotgun sequence, the sequence ACTGCAGTGTCAACCTTAGGAGGCAGCTCCCACTTGAACACATGATCTGCCTGAAGAGGATAAAGGGATGTAAACTTGCAAGGTATGGCGAACTTCTTTTCCAGTCCTCCTCGATGAGATCAGAGACATCCAAAGAAGGGAAAGGAACAACCCTCTTGCACTGAAGCTTTAACAGACCCACAGCCATCCATATCTAAGCAGTCTAGAAAAAGGCACAAACTCAGTTTGCCCTCCTCTTCCGAAACCTGTAAAGGTACACTGGAAGAAGGAAGACAATTATGCGACTCGCGCAGCTTAGGATACTCAGAGAAACGTTCCAAATAAGAAGAAAGTTTATTAAACTCTGACGCCATATGCTTCATGATACAATGCCAGGGTGTATCAGACCAGATGGAGAGCTGCACCACCAGGAGCAGGTGACTCGGTACCAAGCACTAATGAACCAGGTGCAGCAGCTGCTCTAACCTGGTTCGCTCGCTGAAGCGCCATGAGCTTCACTAAGTCTGAGACCGATGACAGGGCAGAAGTTGTGCCCCCCGATGCCTGCGTGACACCAGGCCCTGTATGACAGTCCACCTGTTCACATGGCAATTTAATATTACACTGGGCGCAAATGAAAAACAAATGCCTTAGTAGCACTTTTTGCCTTGATAGGTTTCGATTTGTCTGACATAGTACCCACATGGTCCCAATGTTTGcagtggcgcaggtggaacaaaaaacCCCAAACAGGTAAATAAAACAGGTCATTGAGCACCTGCACAATCTCCAGAAAAAGCAAAGACAACAAAACACACATACTTAGCCTTCCTGTAGAAAACAAATGCAGGAGAGGAGCTGATGATAAAGCTGCATCATTGTGATCCCAGCCTGCAGAACAGCCTCCATTCTAGATAAGAGCTGGGGAATGCTGCTACAGATTCATGTGCAGCAGAACAGACTGGAACACAGCTGCAGCTATGCAAGGGAAAGCCAAGTACATTGGCTTGATggggttggtggggggggggggtagcttagAATTTAAAGCTACAGTCCAAGTGCCTGCTCCAGCGGTCCAAAGACCTACAACCCCATGGACATGTCCACCAGCCACGAAGAAAGAGAAAGATCAAATATCAATGTAAGGTAACTAGACAACTCTAAGGTAGCAGAGTTGTCTTGAGCTGTTGTTCCCCTCTCACTATTCTAAGGCAATGTAGAGTTTTGTAGCTTCAGGCACCTTACATGCTAAATGTAGTGGTTCATCAGGAGAATGAGAAAAAAAATGGGAGCTGAGAAAAAGGGAGGACACTATTAAGTAATGAATCTATTATTTGTAATTTATTAGTTATTGCCTAGTCATATTTAGCATAATTATTTTTAGGCTTTTTCAGAAGTCATTGACACTTTCCTATAAAGCTTCACTTTAAAGTAATTCTTTGTGACATAACATGGACTCATTTTAGATAGAGATTTATGTACTTTCTGAAGAGtagagaagtggagatgttgcccataccaatcaatcagcttctgccaAGCAGATTACTCAATAATGCTAGATACAaattgataggttgctatgggtaacgcctccacttgtccactctttagaagTTTAGATACATTTCCCCCTTACTGTGCATGTGTAAAATACTCACTTTCATCATCTGAGTCGAACCCAAAGTACAGCTGACACTTCTTTTGTGCTAGATGCTGTTCAAGTGCTTCTGAGCTGCAGTAATTCGTTAGGCACTTGGAGCATCTAAATTTGTCCACGGAAGTTTTGGAAACAGTCTGGTTTTCATCAAGTTGTCCTTGGTTGTTCTTTCTGCGTTTTGGCATGCTAAGGTACTGCTCATCTAGGTAACTTGGTGGCAACGGTCTTCTGTATTGCCGCTTTTCAGCTGTGCCATAATCACTCGTGCAAGGGGCGGGATTTGGCTTGGAGGGAGTTTGTGTGTTTACAGTAGCACTGCTTGTCAGTAGACCCTCTTGTGCAGTATCTGAGCCCAATGCATCATTTACATCTCTTTCTGTAGTATTAGCTACAGTTCCTGAGGTTTCTACTTCCACCGCAGTCTGCTCAAGCATACCACATCCATTGGGGATTTGTTCCTCAACCGCAGCTGGTGGCACTTCTTGAACTAGATCCGGCCTAACATTTACCTCTGAAACTTTACAACTATTTTCGGCATTCAGTTTTTTCTCCACTTGTTTATACGTCTTTGGTTCTGCTACATCCTTCCTGGACCTCCAGATGGGAACTGGCAAGTCTACAGCTTCCTCTTCCTGGACAGGTTCAACCCTCTTACTAGGTAGTGCAGGCTTGTCTTCTAATATAATATCCTCCTGTGGGACAGGAACAGTCTCTATGGGCTTAGTCATGTCCAGTAATGGAGGACCAACCACCAGAGAATTTTGTCCATAGTGCAGAGCTTCGTGCTCATAAAGGGAAGAAACTTGTTCAAAAACTTCACGACAGTTCAAGAAACAGCACTGAGCTATGAAAGACTCATGGCTTAACTGATGTTCTGTGAGCTGAGTAGCTAGCTTGAATCTTTTATTGCAGTTTAATTGCTGGCAAAAGTAGACATTGGGATAGCTGTGCCTCTTTAAATGGTCCATGAAGTGACTGCAATCCGAAAACTTTCTCTGGCAGAAGCGACATTTCCCCTTATTCCATGCCATTATGTGTTGCTGTACCTTCATGTCAGATGGGTGGGCGTTCCTTGCATGCTTATTCAAAGCCCTTACCCTTTGGAAAAGACGGTCACATCCATGAGCAGGGCATTGGTAGCTAATTTGCCTATTTACTACAGTGTCTACTTTCCTACACAAAGATCCATTTAATTTAATACACTCAGTCAGATTTTTACTTGGTGTCTCTTTCACGTCTTGCATTTCATGTACTGTAGTCGTATCTTCTGAATTACTGACATCAGTGGAGACAGACGTCTGTGTGGCAGTTGAGTGATTTAAATCTACTGTATTGAGTTCACTGACGTGATTTTGTTCTGGAATGATAAGTTCTGGGGCTGGATCCTGGTACGGCAAGTCTGCAGCACTCAATATTTCATTGGCTGAACTACTAGAATTTCCATTTTCTAAAGATAAAGATGAAGCTTCCGAGGAGTGAACTTCATTTGTATCCGAAGCCAAATGGAGGGGACCGTTCGGTGGAGCTTCTGGTGGACTTGTAACTGGATGCCTTTGCATTATCTTCAAGTGATGTTTTAAATGCCTTACCATGTTTATTCTATTCCTGAACTTTCGGGCACATATAACACATGAAAAGCAGCCTTTAGTGTGATGAGTGTGTGCATGCCTAAAGATATGACCGCCCAAAAATTCCTTATTACACAAAGTACAAAGATGCTTCGGAACATAATGCTCCAGCATAGGAGGACTGAACACGGTATGGTTTCTCCTAGCATTTGTAGAAACTCTCAGCCTGCTCCTGATTTCTTTGTGCTTTAATACGCCATTACGTA encodes:
- the ZNF654 gene encoding zinc finger protein 654 isoform X2, giving the protein MSLFELLLFFGKDEFYEAPLKDILGSVQECHDLLIRYDNIDLRLVTCVIKDGGPWENLVLQAILKGKSEPQDIVDKYLRSENQLFFELRVRYLIACERISEAVALITTCLSHPEIGRNLYYHQAYFTCLYMTRLTDRLLSEHVLRIDCCDGVKIICDIEKEGKTALALQLSEAFLITQLQTGKMYCVWELIFIWSKLQLKVNPSKQVFVEQCYNMLRIAANVKVIFPFMKIFKEEIGEAGVQLSVELCGCALQLDLHNNPETKSLIYKTISYLLPTDLEICRICALSVFFLERTLEFYRDVERLYKYSDEDYNEFTSYVENRVRFELLPILKRGLVFDPEFWSFEMIQTNCASLLGEKAAVALSNPTTPEPLQTPNTVCPVVCPDVKQSLSSDISGMQLRNGVLKHKEIRSRLRVSTNARRNHTVFSPPMLEHYVPKHLCTLCNKEFLGGHIFRHAHTHHTKGCFSCVICARKFRNRINMVRHLKHHLKIMQRHPVTSPPEAPPNGPLHLASDTNEVHSSEASSLSLENGNSSSSANEILSAADLPYQDPAPELIIPEQNHVSELNTVDLNHSTATQTSVSTDVSNSEDTTTVHEMQDVKETPSKNLTECIKLNGSLCRKVDTVVNRQISYQCPAHGCDRLFQRVRALNKHARNAHPSDMKVQQHIMAWNKGKCRFCQRKFSDCSHFMDHLKRHSYPNVYFCQQLNCNKRFKLATQLTEHQLSHESFIAQCCFLNCREVFEQVSSLYEHEALHYGQNSLVVGPPLLDMTKPIETVPVPQEDIILEDKPALPSKRVEPVQEEEAVDLPVPIWRSRKDVAEPKTYKQVEKKLNAENSCKVSEVNVRPDLVQEVPPAAVEEQIPNGCGMLEQTAVEVETSGTVANTTERDVNDALGSDTAQEGLLTSSATVNTQTPSKPNPAPCTSDYGTAEKRQYRRPLPPSYLDEQYLSMPKRRKNNQGQLDENQTVSKTSVDKFRCSKCLTNYCSSEALEQHLAQKKCQLYFGFDSDDESAW
- the ZNF654 gene encoding zinc finger protein 654 isoform X1, translated to MAEDESDQESERLVEELEAITEEELGGLGVGALRSQEYCRRFCEVVEEYTARWQVPLPQLQVLQTALCCFTSASVSFQAECEHVQYVLSRLALSLFELLLFFGKDEFYEAPLKDILGSVQECHDLLIRYDNIDLRLVTCVIKDGGPWENLVLQAILKGKSEPQDIVDKYLRSENQLFFELRVRYLIACERISEAVALITTCLSHPEIGRNLYYHQAYFTCLYMTRLTDRLLSEHVLRIDCCDGVKIICDIEKEGKTALALQLSEAFLITQLQTGKMYCVWELIFIWSKLQLKVNPSKQVFVEQCYNMLRIAANVKVIFPFMKIFKEEIGEAGVQLSVELCGCALQLDLHNNPETKSLIYKTISYLLPTDLEICRICALSVFFLERTLEFYRDVERLYKYSDEDYNEFTSYVENRVRFELLPILKRGLVFDPEFWSFEMIQTNCASLLGEKAAVALSNPTTPEPLQTPNTVCPVVCPDVKQSLSSDISGMQLRNGVLKHKEIRSRLRVSTNARRNHTVFSPPMLEHYVPKHLCTLCNKEFLGGHIFRHAHTHHTKGCFSCVICARKFRNRINMVRHLKHHLKIMQRHPVTSPPEAPPNGPLHLASDTNEVHSSEASSLSLENGNSSSSANEILSAADLPYQDPAPELIIPEQNHVSELNTVDLNHSTATQTSVSTDVSNSEDTTTVHEMQDVKETPSKNLTECIKLNGSLCRKVDTVVNRQISYQCPAHGCDRLFQRVRALNKHARNAHPSDMKVQQHIMAWNKGKCRFCQRKFSDCSHFMDHLKRHSYPNVYFCQQLNCNKRFKLATQLTEHQLSHESFIAQCCFLNCREVFEQVSSLYEHEALHYGQNSLVVGPPLLDMTKPIETVPVPQEDIILEDKPALPSKRVEPVQEEEAVDLPVPIWRSRKDVAEPKTYKQVEKKLNAENSCKVSEVNVRPDLVQEVPPAAVEEQIPNGCGMLEQTAVEVETSGTVANTTERDVNDALGSDTAQEGLLTSSATVNTQTPSKPNPAPCTSDYGTAEKRQYRRPLPPSYLDEQYLSMPKRRKNNQGQLDENQTVSKTSVDKFRCSKCLTNYCSSEALEQHLAQKKCQLYFGFDSDDESAW